From the Gymnogyps californianus isolate 813 chromosome 2, ASM1813914v2, whole genome shotgun sequence genome, one window contains:
- the LOC127029993 gene encoding leukocyte elastase inhibitor-like isoform X1 → MENLRNANSRFALDLLRRFNETNPAGNVFFSPISVSAALAMVLLGAKGNTEAQVLKTLHFDKVEGIHSRFQTLTMDINRSNAPYLLRLANRLFGEKSYGFLPDFLTNTQKLYGADLATVDFLQACDEARKEINQWVEEKTEGKIPNLLSEGSVDNMTRLVLVNAIYFKGNWAEKFKEADTTDMPFRLNKNERKTVKMMYQKKKFRFGYIPEVKIRVLELPYEGRELSMIVLLPDDIEDDSTGLQKLEKQLTLEKLQEWTCPEHLYSTDVRVRLPKFKLEESYDLKSDLATMGLLDVFDSGKADLSGMSGACDLFLSKIVHKAFVEVNEEGTEAAAATAGIAMLCMVMEEDFNADHPFLFLIRHNPTRSILFFGRYASP, encoded by the exons ATGGAAAACCTGCGTAATGCCAACAGCAGATTTGCGCTTGATCTGCTCAGAAGGTTTAATGAGACCAACCcagcaggaaatgttttcttctctcctatCAGTGTGTCTGCTGCTCTGGCCATGGTCCTTTTAGGGGCCAAAGGTAATACAGAGGCACAGGTGCTGAAg acacTTCATTTTGACAAAGTTGAAGGTATTCATTCAAGATTTCAGACTCTGACTATGGATATAAACAGAAGCAATGCTCCCTATCTCTTACGGCTTGCCAATCGGCTTTTTGGAGAGAAGTCCTACGGCTTTTTGCCG GATTTCCTGACTAATACTCAGAAATTATATGGAGCTGATTTGGCTacagttgattttcttcaggCTTGTGATGAAGCCAGGAAGGAAATTAACCAGTGGGTAGAGGAGAAAACTGAAG GTAAAATCCCTAATCTGCTGTCTGAAGGCTCAGTTGATAACATGACCAGGCTCGTACTGGTGAACgctatttatttcaaaggaaactgGGCAGAGAAATTTAAAGAAGCTGACACCACTGACATGCCATTTCGGTTAAATAAG aatgaaagaaagacagtgaaaatgatgtatcagaaaaagaaatttcgTTTTGGGTACATCCCTGAAGTGAAGATCCGTGTTTTAGAGCTGCCTTACGAAGGAAGAGAACTTAGTATGATCGTCCTGTTACCTGATGACATTGAAGATGACTCCACTGGACTGCAGAAG ctggaaaagcagcttaCCTTAGAGAAGCTCCAGGAATGGACATGTCCAGAGCATCTATATTCCACTGATGTTCGTGTGCGTTTGCCAAAGTTTAAGCTAGAAGAAAGCTATGACCTTAAATCAGATTTAGCCACTATGGGCTTGTTGGATGTATTTGACAGTGGCAAGGCTGACTTGTCGGGAATGTCAGGGGCATGTGACCTCTTTCTCTCTAAAATTGTCCACAAGGCTTTTGTAGAGGTGAATGAGGAAGGCACGGAAgctgcagctgccactgctgGCATTGCTATGCTCTGCATGGTTATGGAAGAGGATTTCAATGCTGAccatcctttccttttccttattcGCCACAACCCAACGCGAAGCATACTTTTCTTCGGCAGATATGCTTCTCCATAA
- the LOC127029991 gene encoding serpin B6-like, whose translation MDSLCAANTTFALDLLGKLCENKSGQNLFFSPFSISSALSMILLGSKGNTEAQIAKVLSLNKAEDAHNGYQSLLSEINDPNTKYILRTANRLYGEKTFEFLSSFIESSQKFYHAGLEQTDFMHAWEDSRKQINGWVEERTEGKIQNLLAEGILDSLTRLVLVNAIYFKGNWEKQFNKEDTAEMPFQINKKETKPVQMMFKEDSFNMTYIGDFQTKILELPYVGNELSMIILLPDAIQDGSTGLESLERELTYEKLIDWINPEMMDCTKVRVSLPRFKLEEDYDLKPLLSSMGMPDAFDLGKADFSGISAGNELVLSEVVHKSFVEVNEEGTEAAAATAGLMLLRCAMVVPEFTADHPFLFFIRHNKTSSILFCGRFCSP comes from the exons ATGGATAGCCTCTGTGCAGCAAATACCACTTTTGCACTCGACCTTTTAGGAAAGCTGTGTGAGAACAAAAGCGGGCAgaatctgttcttttctccttttagtatttcttctgctttgtctATGATTTTGCTGGGTTCAAAAGGTAACACTGAAGCCCAAATAGCAAAG GTGCTTTCTCTGAACAAAGCCGAGGATGCTCACAATGGGTATCAATCACTTCTCTCTGAAATTAACGATCCAAACACCAAATATATACTGAGAACTGCTAACCGACTTTATGGAGAAAAGACATTTGAGTTTCTCTCA TCATTTATAGAGTCAAGTCAGAAATTCTACCATGCTGGACTAGAACAGACTGACTTCATGCATGCTTGGGAGGattccagaaaacaaataaatggcTGGGTAGAGGAAAGAACTGAAG GTAAAATTCAGAACCTGTTGGCGGAGGGGATTCTTGATTCACTGACCAGACTTGTGTTGGTGAATGCCATCTATTTCAAAGGCAACTGGGAAAAGCAGTTCAACAAAGAGGACACAGCAGAAATGCCATTTCAAATTAACAAG aaagagaCCAAACCTGTGCAGATGATGTTCAAGGAGGATAGCTTTAACATGACCTATATTGGGGACTTCCAGACCAAAATCCTTGAGCTCCCTTATGTCGGTAATGAACTCAGCATGATCATCCTGCTCCCTGATGCAATCCAGGATGGATCCACTGGCTTGGAAAGC CTGGAAAGAGAACTTACGTATGAGAAGCTGATAGATTGGATCAATCCTGAAATGATGGACTGTACAAAGGTGAGGGTGTCTTTACCCAGATTTAAACTGGAAGAAGATTATGATCTGAAACCGCTTCTGAGCAGCATGGGAATGCCTGACGCATTTGACTTAGGGAAGGCAGACTTCTCGGGAATCTCAGCTGGCAACGAGCTGGTGCTCTCTGAAGTGGTTCACAAGTCCTTTGTGGAAGTCAATGAAGAAGGCACTGAAGCGGCAGCTGCCACGGCAGGATTGATGCTGCTGCGCTGTGCAATGGTCGTTCCAGAATTCACTGCTGATCATCCCTTCCTGTTCTTCATCCGGCACAACAAAACTTCCAGCATTTTGTTCTGCGGCAGATTTTGCTCTCCCTAA
- the LOC127029993 gene encoding leukocyte elastase inhibitor-like isoform X2: MSPHAQWSTEGRHADITRTRLETLHFDKVEGIHSRFQTLTMDINRSNAPYLLRLANRLFGEKSYGFLPDFLTNTQKLYGADLATVDFLQACDEARKEINQWVEEKTEGKIPNLLSEGSVDNMTRLVLVNAIYFKGNWAEKFKEADTTDMPFRLNKNERKTVKMMYQKKKFRFGYIPEVKIRVLELPYEGRELSMIVLLPDDIEDDSTGLQKLEKQLTLEKLQEWTCPEHLYSTDVRVRLPKFKLEESYDLKSDLATMGLLDVFDSGKADLSGMSGACDLFLSKIVHKAFVEVNEEGTEAAAATAGIAMLCMVMEEDFNADHPFLFLIRHNPTRSILFFGRYASP; this comes from the exons ATGAGTCCTCATGCCCAGTGGTCCACGGAGGGGAGGCATGCAGACATCACGCGGACAAGACTCGAG acacTTCATTTTGACAAAGTTGAAGGTATTCATTCAAGATTTCAGACTCTGACTATGGATATAAACAGAAGCAATGCTCCCTATCTCTTACGGCTTGCCAATCGGCTTTTTGGAGAGAAGTCCTACGGCTTTTTGCCG GATTTCCTGACTAATACTCAGAAATTATATGGAGCTGATTTGGCTacagttgattttcttcaggCTTGTGATGAAGCCAGGAAGGAAATTAACCAGTGGGTAGAGGAGAAAACTGAAG GTAAAATCCCTAATCTGCTGTCTGAAGGCTCAGTTGATAACATGACCAGGCTCGTACTGGTGAACgctatttatttcaaaggaaactgGGCAGAGAAATTTAAAGAAGCTGACACCACTGACATGCCATTTCGGTTAAATAAG aatgaaagaaagacagtgaaaatgatgtatcagaaaaagaaatttcgTTTTGGGTACATCCCTGAAGTGAAGATCCGTGTTTTAGAGCTGCCTTACGAAGGAAGAGAACTTAGTATGATCGTCCTGTTACCTGATGACATTGAAGATGACTCCACTGGACTGCAGAAG ctggaaaagcagcttaCCTTAGAGAAGCTCCAGGAATGGACATGTCCAGAGCATCTATATTCCACTGATGTTCGTGTGCGTTTGCCAAAGTTTAAGCTAGAAGAAAGCTATGACCTTAAATCAGATTTAGCCACTATGGGCTTGTTGGATGTATTTGACAGTGGCAAGGCTGACTTGTCGGGAATGTCAGGGGCATGTGACCTCTTTCTCTCTAAAATTGTCCACAAGGCTTTTGTAGAGGTGAATGAGGAAGGCACGGAAgctgcagctgccactgctgGCATTGCTATGCTCTGCATGGTTATGGAAGAGGATTTCAATGCTGAccatcctttccttttccttattcGCCACAACCCAACGCGAAGCATACTTTTCTTCGGCAGATATGCTTCTCCATAA